In Pungitius pungitius chromosome 2, fPunPun2.1, whole genome shotgun sequence, a single window of DNA contains:
- the dnajc4 gene encoding dnaJ homolog subfamily C member 4 — protein sequence MQLEAQLRLCQSCLWCCKSGLRLLSQSGAHRKAVNYYDLLGVQSNASLEEIKNAFFNKSKKLHPDSDPSNPELHSLFVELNEAYRVLSKDPSRKEYDFKIRRPYSGGQAFGSTPSHTSYRASTDPQENFRYWEQFRHSQAQEMTAEESQRRRRRNFRLVGYCFVTMVLSIGAHVVFFRKLEEVHSNFMDEKDRVITEIYNESKERAKANGFKKQTEILRQKHAEFLEKYNIRNDGDDK from the exons ATGCAGTTGGAGGCTCAGCTGCGTCTTTGCCAGAGTTGTCTTTGGTGCTGCAAAAGCGGGCTGCGCCTGCTCTCCCAGAGCGGTGCACACAG AAAAGCTGTGAACTACTACGATCTACTGGGAGTCCAATCCAATGCCTCCTTGGAGgagattaaaaatgcattttttaacaaatctaAAAAG CTGCACCCAGACAGTGATCCATCCAACCCAGAGCTGCACAGCCTGTTCGTGGAGCTGAACGAGGCCTACCGAGTGCTGAGCAAAGATCCCAGCAGGAAGGAGTATGACTTCAAAATCAGACGTCCATACAGCGGAGGCCAAGCCTTCGGATCGACCCCCAGTCACACCAGCTACAGAGCCAG CACGGACCCCCAGGAGAACTTTCGGTACTGGGAGCAGTTTCGTCACTCTCAAGCGCAAGAGATGACGGCGGAGGAgtcgcagaggaggaggaggagaaactttCGCCTGGTGGGCTACTGCTTCGTCACCATGGTGCTCAGCATCGGAGCGCACGTCGTCTTCTTCAG GAAACTGGAAGAAGTTCACAGTAACTTCATGGACGAGAAAGACCGCGTCATCACCGAAATCTACAACGAATCCAAAGAGAGGGCCAA GGCCAACGGTTTTAAGAAACAGACAGAGATCCTGCGGCAGAAACACGCAGAGTTTCTGGAGAAATACAACATC
- the nudt22 gene encoding uridine diphosphate glucose pyrophosphatase NUDT22: protein MDSEVSVLLHCAAWSGLLESQVQAELSESFNRQTDPTVEHQIEEVWTERVSKEPWLFNGSKFRLHSFRLASSPSASPKHPPHVALSDRAEPRDGELKRSEEENRCIIIANQSGSYEGNGPVKSQNPLLTLRLGLTCYKDFLGTNWSRGAAALRQRGEVEFGDPQALLAQPLGVGGVLCTDDGQVVFIRRSQRVAEAGGLLDIPGGHPEPKAVCERLGRRVREEQIGVHMMQRRAVVSELFSSVCAEIRDEVNVPLSSLGAPVLMGVALNHTSAGRPSAEFYVSCSLTSEEVTQLYRKGGAEASESTEIIFLCKTEVLQLDRCSPLWSELCPSAKGAVLLYQTVKPDRESTASENPSTS, encoded by the exons ATGGACTCTGAGGTGTCCGTGCTGCTGCACTGTGCCGCCTGGAGCGGACTGCTGGAGTCTCAAGTACAAGCGGAGCTCTCTGAAAG CTTCAACAGGCAAACCGATCCCACCGTGGAGCATCAAATAGAGGAGGTGTGGACGGAGCGGGTGTCCAAGGAGCCGTGGCTCTTCAACGGCTCCAAATTCCGACTGCACTCCTTCCGCTTGGCCTCATCACCCTCTGCTTCTCCCAAACACCCGCCCCACGTGGCCCTCTCGGACCGTGCGGAGCCACGGGATGGGGAATTGAAACGAAGCGAGGAGGAGAATCGGTGCATCATCATCGCCAATCAGAGCGGCTCGTACGAAGGAAACGGACCCGTGAAATCCCAGAACCCGCTCCTCACGCTGAGACTCGGCCTCACCTGCTACAAAGACTTCCTGGGAACGAACTGGTCGCGAGGAGCGGCGGCGCTTCGTCAACGTGGGGAAGTGGAGTTCGGGGACCCTCAGGCGCTGCTGGCTCAGCCTCTGGGCGTGGGCGGCGTCCTGTGCACGGACGACGGCCAGGTGGTGTTCATCAGGAGGAGCCAGAGGGTGGCGGAGGCAGGGGGGCTCCTGGACATCCCCGGAGGTCACCCGGAGCCAAAG GCGGTGTGCGAGCGCCTGGGCCGGCGCGTGCGCGAGGAGCAGATCGGCGTGCACATGATGCAGCGGAGGGCCGTCGTCTCGGAGCTGTTCTCCTCCGTGTGCGCCGAGATCAGGGACGAG GTGAATGTTCCTCTGAGCTCCCTGGGGGCGCCGGTCCTGATGGGCGTTGCCCTGAATCACACCAGCGCCGGCAGGCCGAGTGCTGAGTTTTACGTCAG CTGCTCGTTGACGTCTGAAGAAGTAACACAATTGTACCGGAAAGGTGGAGCGGAGGCCAGCGAGTCCACAGAAATCATCTTTCTCTGCAAAACG GAGGTGTTGCAGCTGGACAGATGCAGCCCGCTGTGGTCGGAGCTGTGTCCTTCAGCTAAAGGAGCCGTGCTGCTTTATCAGACGGTGAAGCCCGACAGAGAGTCGACCGCTTCAGAAAATCCATCAACAAGCTGA
- the si:ch211-107m4.1 gene encoding heterogeneous nuclear ribonucleoprotein U-like protein 2 has product MKLAEIKKLKVAELRSRLKELGLDNKGLKAELLGRLWSALETQQCGSNGSPTPTSPEESTDRHDPSSCPPGGAAAAAVAEQREPDNSREYADSATQTEGDSGPPSRRGPESGSGSECGPGNQAQGWGAGRPVSSEEMGRGRAFYEFKEEMRYKRAKSPQPPVEREVMEEEDEVKLDAYNSHLHFEGGPDGACGQPRFWARFPSLWSGCRLTHGVLQGKVGFEVRLERKLLPTQLEEQEDMDPCGLRVGWSTANTSLLLGEDELSFAYDGRGKKVSGGKEEAFGELLSEGDIVGCYASFSTDGAVELSFHKNGRLMGEAFSLEASVLLCRPLVPHVLCKSCSVRVLLDPKAAPWYPGPPGFTPLAALSGGQRVRTTLPPTCKAQCEVLLMVGLPGSGKSHWARTHMKQHPEERYKLLGTEELLACMISGGRRDSALQQASQCLAELIKIAAQTPGNYILDQCNILFSARRHKLQLFTGFRRRAVVVFPSANEWKRRLSLHRMSDGEQIPETALLKLQVSCSLPEQCGDLLEELQYVELPQDEARTLLEENRDEARRLLPPVPKQDKKKSRLQKKRAHPLGPPPSHRIQWTGRHGWKDTRHNQQQPRYEQGGYYRDVGYSGNEGYW; this is encoded by the exons ATGAAGCTAGCGgaaattaaaaagttaaaagtagCCGAGCTGCGGTCCAGGCTTAAAGAACTCGGCTTAGACAACAAGGGTCTAAAGGCTGAGCTGTTGGGGAGGCTGTGGTCCGCGTTAGAGACACAACAATGCGGGAGCAACGGCTCACCGACTCCCACGTCCCCGGAGGAGTCTACGGACCGACACGACCCGTCCTCGTGCCCCCCGGGAggagcagccgccgccgccgtcgctgAGCAACGCGAACCGGACAACTCCCGGGAGTACGCAGACAGCGCCACCCAGACGGAGGGCGACTCCGGCCCGCCCTCACGGCGAGGCCCGGAGAGCGGTTCGGGTTCAGAGTGTGGACCGGGGAACCAGGCACAGGGGTGGGGGGCCGGGAGACCTGTTTCCTCGGAGGAGATGGGCAGAGGAAGAGCTTTCTACGAGTTCAAAGAGGAGATGCGATACAAAAG AGCCAAATCACCTCAACCTCCAGTGGAgagggaggtgatggaggaggaagatgaagtcAAACTAGACGCGT ACAACAGTCACCTGCACTTTGAGGGGGGTCCCGATGGCGCATGTGGCCAGCCGCGGTTCTGGGCCCGATTCCCCTCGCTGTGGTCCGGGTGCAGGCTCACCCACGGGGTGCTGCAGGGGAAGGTGGGCTTTGAAGTGAGGCTGGAGAGGAAGCTGTTGCCGACACAGCTGGAGGAACAAGAAGACATGGATCCTTGTGGCCTGAGAGTGGGCTGGTCTACGGCCAACACCTCTCTACTGCTTG GTGAAGACGAGTTGTCGTTTGCTTATGATGGGCGTGGTAAAAAAGTGTCCGGTGGGAAAGAGGAAGCGTTTGGAGAACTCCTCTCAGAGGGAGATATCGTTGGCTGTTATGCT TCCTTCTCCACAGACGGGGCTGTCGAACTCTCTTTCCATAAGAACGGTCGGCTCATGGGTGAAGCCTTTTCCCTGGAGGcctctgtgctgctgtgtcGTCCTCTGGTTCCTCACGTCCTCTGTAAAAGCTGTTCAGTCCGAGTTCTCCTGGACCCCAAAGCTGCTCCCTGGTACCCTGGTCCTCCAGGGTTCACGCCGCTGGCAGCCCTCTCTGGCGGACAGAGGGTGCGCACCACATTGCCTCCTACTTGTAAAGCGCAGTGTGAG GTGTTGTTGATGGTCGGTCTTCCTGGTTCTGGGAAGAGCCACTGGGCCAGGACTCACATGAAGCAGCACCCCGAGGAGCGGTACAAGCTGCTGGGCACAGAGGAGCTGCTTGCATGTATGATT AGTGGCGGACGGAGGGACAGCGCGCTGCAGCAGGCCTCTCAATGCCTCGCTGAGTTGATCAAGATCGCCGCTCAGACTCCGGGCAATTACATCCTCGACCAG TGCAACATCCTCTTCTCCGCACGGCGTCacaagctgcagctgttcacAGGCTTCAGGCGCCGGGCGGTGGTGGTCTTTCCTTCAGCAAACGAGTGGAAAAGACGACTGTCTCTGCACCGGATGAGTGATGGGGAGCAGATCCCCGAGACCGCCCTGCTCAAACTCCAAG TGAGCTGCAGTCTTCCAGAGCAGTGCGGtgacctgctggaggagctgcagtacGTTGAGCTGCCTCAGGATGAGGCACGGACTCTCCTGGAAGAGAACCGCGACGAGGCTCGCAGACTGCTGCCCCCCGTCCCCAAACAAGACAAGAAGAAATCCCGACTTCAAAAGAAAAGAGCCCACCCTCTCGGCCCTCCGCCCTCACACAGGATCCAGTGGACTGGGCGTCATG GGTGGAAAGACACCAGACACAACCAGCAACAGCCAAGATAT GAGCAGGGCGGCTACTACAGAGACGTCGGTTACAGCGGAAATGAAGGTTACTGGTGA
- the zgc:153018 gene encoding transmembrane protein 179-like, with product MELDRRLLLAHCAAHALSMAAGLLVVVPMALSGSAFKGRCALFSSGYWTTGDRGEVTGQRGDVSYLVVPQWGPPAACQLATFVGIFTVLYGAAQGWRSLFYLHGRHDDTLFSSFLTVLLSVCVLFLSGGASVILSLGLVSWCDTVTDHNRQPYSCAESQSVPLYLDVNTSSFYTELSLAQAALWAVTALWLAQSILAFLRLYHSHSQHIGRPCRPREKELLLEHSLSDAGSPTPPHPPATPTISV from the exons ATGGAGCTGGACcggcggctgctgctggccCACTGCGCGGCTCACGCCCTCTCGATGGCGGCGGGCTTGCTGGTGGTGGTCCCCATGGCTCTCAGCGGCTCCGCCTTCAAAGGCCGCTGCGCCCTCTTCTCCAGCGGCTACTGGACGACGGGGGACCGGGGAGAGGTGACCGGGCAGCGGGGAGACGTGTCCTACCTGGTGGTGCCGCAGTGGGGCCCGCCGGCAGCCTGCCAGCTCGCCACCTTCGTGGGTATCTTCACGGTGCTGTACGGGGCCGCGCAGGGCTGGAGGTCCCTGTTCTATCTGCACGGACGACATGACGA cACCCTGTTTTCGTCCTTCCTGACGGTGCTGCTGAgcgtgtgtgtcctcttcctgtctggtGGGGCCAGTGTGATCTTGTCTCTGGGACTCGTCTCCTGGTGTGACACCGTGACTGATCACAACCGACAGCCATACAG CTGCGCAGAGTCTCAGTCTGTCCCACTTTACCTGGATGTGAACACCTCCTCGTTCTACACGGAGCTCAGTCTGGCACAG GCTGCTCTGTGGGCTGTGACGGCTCTGTGGCTGGCTCAGTCCATCCTGGCGTTCCTGCGACTCTACCACTCCCACAGCCAGCACATCGGTCGCCCGTGTCGTCCCCGAgagaaggagctgctgctggaacacAGTTTATCCGACGCGGGCTCCCCAACGCCTCCACATCCGCCAGCGACACCGACCATCTCCGTCTAa
- the hs6st2 gene encoding heparan-sulfate 6-O-sulfotransferase 2 isoform X2 produces the protein MDDKSSSSHHRLLIVLLMVLLFGVIMIQYVCPSKSECQVLHQLGTWFKDGAATGSPSGGDQIQDGLQKDPYIAEDGALVRFVPRFNFTEVDLNRAVDFNIKGDDVIVFLHIQKTGGTTFGRHLVRNIQLERPCECHAGQKKCTCYRPGKKETWLFSRFSTGWSCGLHADWTELTSCVPSRMDSREAPVDLPRNYYYITILRDPVSRYLSEWRHVQRGATWRASLHVCDGRSPTLSELPSCYPGDDWSGCSLQEFMDCPYNLANNRQTRMLADLSLVGCYNGSTMNEDERWALLLESAKRNLRGMAFYGLTEYQRKTQYLFERTFNLEFIAPFTQLNGTRASGVDVPDETQRRILQLNRWDLELYEYARDLFLQRFQVARQQERRRARARRQQERRRRLRGRLATKPGRQLKPTDAPLHPPSRSAVAEEEEEERLRGNAGAGGEETEVLLPDWWDLEENVTMEDYMDNVEHWK, from the exons ATGGATGACAAGTCCAGCAGCAGCCACCACCGGCTGCTGATCGTCCTGCTGATGGTGTTGCTCTTTGGCGTCATTATGATCCAGTATGTCTGCCCGAGCAAGTCGGAGTGCCAGGTGCTCCACCAGCTGGGTACGTGGTTTAAGGACGGCGCAGCAACCGGTTCCCCGAGCGGCGGCGATCAAATCCAAGACGGGCTCCAAAAGGACCCGTACATTGCGGAAGATGGCGCTCTGGTCCGCTTCGTCCCGCGCTTCAATTTCACCGAAGTCGACCTAAACCGCGCGGTGGACTTCAACATCAAAGGCGACGACGTCATCGTGTTTCTGCACATTCAGAAGACCGGCGGCACGACGTTCGGTCGACACCTGGTGCGTAACATTCAGCTGGAGAGGCCCTGCGAGTGCCACGCGGGTCAGAAGAAATGTACCTGCTACCGGCCAGGTAAAAAGGAGACCTGGCTCTTCTCCCGCTTCTCCACCGGCTGGAGCTGCGGGCTTCACGCGGACTGGACCGAGCTGACCAGCTGCGTCCCGTCACGCATGGACTCTCGAGAGGCTCCCGTGGACCTGCCCAG gaattattattatataaccATCTTAAGAGACCCAGTATCGCGCTACCTGAGCGAGTGGCGTCACGTGCAGCGCGGCGCCACGTGGAGGGCCTCCTTGCACGTGTGCGACGGACGCTCGCCGACACTGTCCGAGCTGCCGAGCTGCTACCCGGGAGATGACTGGTCGGGTTGCTCCCTGCAGGAGTTCATGGACTGCCCCTACAACCTGGCCAACAACCGGCAGACCCGCATGCTGGCCGATCTCAGCCTGGTGGGCTGCTACAACGGCTCCACCATGAACGAGGACGAGCGCTGGGCCCTGCTGCTGGAGAGCGCCAAGCGCAACCTGCGCGGCATGGCCTTTTACGGGCTGACGGAGTACCAGCGGAAGACCCAGTATCTGTTCGAGCGCACCTTCAACTTGGAGTTCATCGCGCCCTTCACGCAGCTCAACGGCACGCGCGCCTCCGGCGTGGACGTCCCCGACGAGACCCAGCGCAGGATCCTGCAGCTCAACCGATGGGACCTGGAGCTGTACGAGTATGCCCGGGACCTCTTCCTGCAGCGCTTCCAGGTGGCGAGGCAGCAGGAGCGCCGGCGGGCCAGAGCGAGGcggcagcaggagaggaggcggCGGCTGCGCGGACGCCTCGCGACGAAGCCAGGGAGGCAGCTGAAGCCCACAGACGCACCGCTGCACCCTCCGAGCCGCTCGGCAgtagccgaggaggaggaggaggagcggctgaGGGGAAATGCCGGTGCAGGCGGCGAGGAGACCGAAGTGCTGCTCCCGGACTGGTGGGATTTGGAGGAGAACGTCACCATGGAGGATTACATGGACAACGTGGAGCACTGGAAGTGA
- the hs6st2 gene encoding heparan-sulfate 6-O-sulfotransferase 2 isoform X1 has translation MDDKSSSSHHRLLIVLLMVLLFGVIMIQYVCPSKSECQVLHQLGTWFKDGAATGSPSGGDQIQDGLQKDPYIAEDGALVRFVPRFNFTEVDLNRAVDFNIKGDDVIVFLHIQKTGGTTFGRHLVRNIQLERPCECHAGQKKCTCYRPGKKETWLFSRFSTGWSCGLHADWTELTSCVPSRMDSREAPVDLPSRNYYYITILRDPVSRYLSEWRHVQRGATWRASLHVCDGRSPTLSELPSCYPGDDWSGCSLQEFMDCPYNLANNRQTRMLADLSLVGCYNGSTMNEDERWALLLESAKRNLRGMAFYGLTEYQRKTQYLFERTFNLEFIAPFTQLNGTRASGVDVPDETQRRILQLNRWDLELYEYARDLFLQRFQVARQQERRRARARRQQERRRRLRGRLATKPGRQLKPTDAPLHPPSRSAVAEEEEEERLRGNAGAGGEETEVLLPDWWDLEENVTMEDYMDNVEHWK, from the exons ATGGATGACAAGTCCAGCAGCAGCCACCACCGGCTGCTGATCGTCCTGCTGATGGTGTTGCTCTTTGGCGTCATTATGATCCAGTATGTCTGCCCGAGCAAGTCGGAGTGCCAGGTGCTCCACCAGCTGGGTACGTGGTTTAAGGACGGCGCAGCAACCGGTTCCCCGAGCGGCGGCGATCAAATCCAAGACGGGCTCCAAAAGGACCCGTACATTGCGGAAGATGGCGCTCTGGTCCGCTTCGTCCCGCGCTTCAATTTCACCGAAGTCGACCTAAACCGCGCGGTGGACTTCAACATCAAAGGCGACGACGTCATCGTGTTTCTGCACATTCAGAAGACCGGCGGCACGACGTTCGGTCGACACCTGGTGCGTAACATTCAGCTGGAGAGGCCCTGCGAGTGCCACGCGGGTCAGAAGAAATGTACCTGCTACCGGCCAGGTAAAAAGGAGACCTGGCTCTTCTCCCGCTTCTCCACCGGCTGGAGCTGCGGGCTTCACGCGGACTGGACCGAGCTGACCAGCTGCGTCCCGTCACGCATGGACTCTCGAGAGGCTCCCGTGGACCTGCCCAG taggaattattattatataaccATCTTAAGAGACCCAGTATCGCGCTACCTGAGCGAGTGGCGTCACGTGCAGCGCGGCGCCACGTGGAGGGCCTCCTTGCACGTGTGCGACGGACGCTCGCCGACACTGTCCGAGCTGCCGAGCTGCTACCCGGGAGATGACTGGTCGGGTTGCTCCCTGCAGGAGTTCATGGACTGCCCCTACAACCTGGCCAACAACCGGCAGACCCGCATGCTGGCCGATCTCAGCCTGGTGGGCTGCTACAACGGCTCCACCATGAACGAGGACGAGCGCTGGGCCCTGCTGCTGGAGAGCGCCAAGCGCAACCTGCGCGGCATGGCCTTTTACGGGCTGACGGAGTACCAGCGGAAGACCCAGTATCTGTTCGAGCGCACCTTCAACTTGGAGTTCATCGCGCCCTTCACGCAGCTCAACGGCACGCGCGCCTCCGGCGTGGACGTCCCCGACGAGACCCAGCGCAGGATCCTGCAGCTCAACCGATGGGACCTGGAGCTGTACGAGTATGCCCGGGACCTCTTCCTGCAGCGCTTCCAGGTGGCGAGGCAGCAGGAGCGCCGGCGGGCCAGAGCGAGGcggcagcaggagaggaggcggCGGCTGCGCGGACGCCTCGCGACGAAGCCAGGGAGGCAGCTGAAGCCCACAGACGCACCGCTGCACCCTCCGAGCCGCTCGGCAgtagccgaggaggaggaggaggagcggctgaGGGGAAATGCCGGTGCAGGCGGCGAGGAGACCGAAGTGCTGCTCCCGGACTGGTGGGATTTGGAGGAGAACGTCACCATGGAGGATTACATGGACAACGTGGAGCACTGGAAGTGA